One genomic segment of Pempheris klunzingeri isolate RE-2024b chromosome 21, fPemKlu1.hap1, whole genome shotgun sequence includes these proteins:
- the LOC139221099 gene encoding basic helix-loop-helix domain-containing protein USF3: MPEMTETQTPGRKPKKKKNKESHNAVERHRKEKINAGINRIGNLLPCSQALKQSKNMILDQAFRYITELKKQNDTMLLEGGDKVQAEEIRRLRRQLDELRRESAQYIELLKAHDINILEDPTIHWKGKQRCAKVAKVTPTHQLPKGIIVYSNGNVMCPAGKETSPGKQPSETLILQPPSEIGARLRVNGALLQVNTSSSTPALLPGSAATPTQSTPGLRMIEQCVVETPAAAPSLPPSVSYITLQIPAATTALPQQPQPAAPAQTVTIATTSASHLPTESPAQPMSNPTSQSAPTSRATVSEVCSWVSQDTSISTVNYTAIPNSQGLLRPGAAGSTQTTWTTLQMAGNTVQPVCQTLPTPEVINTTQAVQQVTVCPMGNKPSVQPIQIQMQPHVPVQQAPITAHIQAQPFQRAPQLRPAILNQAQPQPVLAPQPQCAVLPQSAIVPQPAVVAHPTVVSQTQPAVLQPASLVPHPPTGLITQPQPLSQPALVQQPQATVLPLLQTMQVLQVNPTGATASGVTASQNTNKPSVVILQQASTCSTQPVVREEITNQTPCQHIVIIQAPNQATPAPQNPQVGVVTAPVPAAVPVVSTQLPTTSSPTSVASLQSVGGKQLVHILPRPAQSQISHPLQVTLASSSPPVPPTPQTITVNGQVFALQPMKTSDKSSSQGGQSTLQLVQPTTTEEPTTNVALNSLGALSSLNQSISQGLPLTISSQNNGQPPAAPPTVVQQKQPPAPASVPVSAHTLPARQLQVPCLNPVKPGLVGNASKPSGKRLRITLNTTRATAKRTKPVKKKEPSPVQPVVTVSTKPVASAGESQAAQVTVSQVLQSSIVKVTDMPSTCTTAVTTTDCSGAIMANITSTQNSQVMIVCSSSNESTVFSQSHPQSKNSVSATPADVIFSHSNTSGVGTAVTTVSTTSVKPSVSAAVAIESKSAVVSGNNSTVAKLSVPEVKQTTTGSATGTTQSKSDATTAVSRQSRSVVSSAVDTESHYTSTTVSTACLTPVCTSNITAPAPVSLNQATQPTSACCPQGSNTQAPLPCNKPESQATTSPLVSTTEVLSSPAAAFTAAHSSVTAPTTNSEFRKRVPTSRAPAQQTDTNMANSSSCQSAEVKTPQQPRRDREAQEERRSTAAQKEGLVAVTSDSPSRKDFALSQQVYTNLDDQTIEHPMTSSRQTDSPMSTGAGGGRGFSVASMLPQGHSISASSGSFGTFTFTSEQAEMLAMAILEQDSPGRRTGGCSGDNTASANPTTATWEPPKPPPVSSSKERGSNGQQAKVTKPVDTVAVKTAAQVSVRGQAGEGSVSGPNGSRHPHNISYSQSQTLPQVQSQSSSQSGTVASLSVNNLIRPSSSQQPYPGSPSLAAQQGSVPSPVGTSAHISQPPNNALSPCSGAAQLNEYTPLKTALMRAQAGVGVGERQVKIISKRQAQEEVMLNTGKRPKPCPPSATTVSHMDIKAPDHSQMMGQLPPTSSAVMTRINTESGGPLFSTNSFMSPVVRPTDGHCPPQGPPEQNQPGVLHVPQGHPQHAASQPGQHLGGNLYMKQQQQEQQRHHLYHLQHHLTQPDPAQRHSLHQRALQQQQQQEQQQHVQKKRGLVRGSQTGSPAGLQQKQHHLEKSGVQQPQQHSHQQQTQHQQHSQQPQQHQQQSHQQSQQHQQPTQHQQSHPQQHQQQTHQQQTQHQQHQQQQQLQQQQSSHSRHQQHLQQQIQQQHFRHQEKSCEAQAAGSRAHHSSHLAQQEHLKPGQDHNAMQRMMSSRTLEQQLISPPSNPVSRSSDLSCAPSRQERHRVSNYSAEALIGKSSTSGEQQQRMGLHLQPGRGATQEQPDLRGYLDASRGKANIAHNPQNRLPSDHPGSADVQRVSECPPFKAMGGGAHQLSGFEAQVSRGSDMAPKSVPPSQRGPQGQQQGGFRMGVGPPADGRNRGGYSAAHPGSQGVQVGPALPREQEGCHQSFMQSLLSPHLPEQSNHQRAVQCCPPVSMEYSCVPGSSSGDIQAKASSPSVPQTQKAPAMRLGEGNKGHISQVSSNMHGGPGVRTGLPHPPTPHSSSEPGRSSGPSRPPTAVSQHSRHIGRDTQPTKLRLGDRPRSGTLRQSNPFEPDGHLPLPSGGGVLLSRPQSGGEARRSTIVRFMADSAQVPSDNNLVPDQHLTQNFGFPFIPEGGMNPPPPINANSTFIPPVSQPNASRTPSLLPVEPQNTLPSFYPSYSPAAHPSLPSDVTLQYFPNQMFTSPSTDKGSAPPLNNRFGSILSPPRPVGFGQASFPLLPDMPPMPIANSSGITPHISNFSLTSLFPEIATGMPTDGSAMPMSPLLSLSNTSSADSGKQPNRPAHNISHILGHDGSSAV, encoded by the exons ATGCCAGAGATGACTGAAACTCAGACACCTGGTCGTAAACCCAA aaagaagaaaaacaaagaatctCACAATGCAG ttgagagacacagaaaagagaagATTAATGCAGGGATCAACCGCATTGGCAATCTTCTGCCCTGTTCCCAGGCACTTAAACAG AGTAAGAACATGATCTTGGACCAGGCGTTTCGTTACATCACAGAACTGAAGAAGCAAAATGATACAATGCTTCTGGAAGGAGGAGATAAAGTGCAAG CGGAGGAGATTCGTCGGCTGAGGCGTCAGTTGgatgagctgaggagggagagtgCTCAGTACATCGAGCTCCTTAAAGCCCATGATATTAACATTCTAGAAGACCCCACTATCCACTGGAAGGGCAAACAGCGCTGCGCCAAGGTGGCAAAGGTGACCCCCACGCACCAACTCCCAAAGGGGATCATCGTCTATTCCAATGGCAATGTGATGTGCCCGGCAGGGAAGGAGACTAGCCCTGGGAAACAGCCTTCTGAAACCTTAATTCTTCAGCCACCTTCTGAGATCGGTGCCAGGTTGAGGGTTAATGGAGCCCTGCTGCAAGTTAATACCTCTTCTTCGACCCCTGCACTCCTCCCTGGGTCAGCTGCTACACCCACTCAGTCTACACCAGGCCTGAGAATGATAGAGCAATGTGTGGTCGAGACACCGGCTGCAGCCCCTTCTCTGCCACCCTCTGTGTCTTACATCACCCTCCAGATCCCTGCAGCCACCACAGCCCTGCCCCAACAACCACAGCCTGCCGCCCCAGCCCAGActgtcaccatagcaaccactTCGGCCTCACACCTTCCCACTGAAAGCCCTGCTCAGCCCATGTCCAATCCCACCTCCCAGTCTGCACCCACATCCAGAGCAACAGTCTCAGAGGTTTGCTCTTGGGTTTCACAGGACACTTCAATCAGTACTGTAAATTACACAGCTATCCCTAACAGCCAAGGCCTTCTTAGGCCTGGGGCGGCAGGCAGCACACAGACTACATGGACAACACTGCAGATGGCAGGAAACACAGTGCAGCCAGTCTGCCAGACTCTCCCCACCCCAGAGGTCATCAACACCACCCAGGCTGTCCAGCAGGTGACTGTGTGTCCAATGGGCAACAAACCTTCTGTTCAGCCCATTCAAATACAGATGCAACCACATGTCCCTGTACAGCAAGCACCCATTACAGCTCACATTCAAGCACAGCCCTTTCAGAGAGCACCCCAGCTACGGCCAGCAATCCTGAACCAGGCTCAGCCTCAGCCTGTCCTAGCCCCCCAACCTCAGTGTGCTGTTCTCCCCCAGTCAGCAATAGTGCCCCAGCCAGCTGTGGTGGCCCATCCCACGGTTGTGTCACAGACCCAGCCTGCTGTACTTCAACCAGCATCATTGGTTCCCCATCCTCCGACAGGCCTCATAACCCAGCCTCAGCCCCTCTCCCAGCCAGCCCTGGTGCAACAGCCACAGGCCACCGTGCTGCCCCTCCTTCAGACCATGCAGGTGCTACAGGTGAATCCAACCGGAGCAACAGCCTCAGGTGTAACAGCATCACAGAACACTAACAAACCTAGTGTGGTTATCCTGCAGCAAGCCAGCACTTGCTCCACCCAGCCGGTTGTAAGGGAGGAAATAACCAATCAGACACCCTGTCAGCATATTGTAATCATCCAGGCACCCAATCAGGCCACACCTGCCCCACAGAATCCTCAGGTTGGCGTGGTGACTGCACCTGTGCCTGCTGCAGTACCTGTTGTGTCCACTCAATTACCCACAACTAGTAGTCCAACGTCTGTCGCTTCTCTACAGAGTGTTGGTGGAAAGCAACTTGTGCACATTCTACCGCGCCCTGCTCAGTCTCAAATTAGCCATCCCCTTCAGGTCACCCTGGCTTCCTCTTCCCCACCGGTTCCTCCAACGCCACAGACTATCACTGTGAACGGCCAGGTGTTTGCCTTGCAGCCTATGAAGACCTCTGACAAATCCAGCTCCCAGGGTGGCCAGAGTACACTCCAGCTGGTCCAGCCCACCACCACGGAAGAACCAACTACTAATGTGGCCCTGAACAGTTTAGGGGCACTCAGCAGTCTCAATCAGAGTATCTCTCAGGGCCTCCCACTTACAATTTCTAGCCAGAACAATGGTcagcctccagctgctccaccaACAGTAGTCCAGCAGAAGCAGCCTCCTGCTCCAGCATCCGTCCCTGTAAGTGCACATACTCTACCTGCCCGACAGCTACAGGTACCTTGTTTGAACCCAGTCAAACCAGGACTGGTGGGTAATGCCTCTAAGCCTTCAGGAAAGAGGCTTCGCATTACTTTGAATACTACGAGGGCAACTGCTAAAAGAACTAAACCAGTCAAGAAAAAAGAGCCCAGTCCGGTGCAGCCTGTCGTTACTGTTTCAACCAAGCCAGTGGCTTCTGCAGGAGAAAGCCAGGCAGCTCAAGTTACAGTATCTCAAGTTTTACAGTCCTCGATTGTAAAAGTCACAGACATGCCCTCTACCTGTACCACAGCTGTCACAACTACAGATTGTAGTGGAGCTATTATGGCAAATATCACCTCTACACAAAACAGTCAGGTAATGATTGTGTGTAGTTCATCTAATGAGTCAACTGTATTTAGTCAATCCCACCCACAGAGCAAAAATTCTGTCAGTGCAACTCCGGCTGATGTTATATTCAGTCATAGTAACACTAGTGGTGTGGGAACTGCAGTTACAACCGTCAGTACCACATCGGTCAAGCCATCAGTCAGTGCAGCTGTGGCCATAGAGAGTAAATCAGCTGTAGTTTCTGGCAACAACTCAACCGTAGCCAAACTTTCAGTTCCAGAGGTTAAACAGACAACTACCGGTTCAGCAACTGGCACAACACAAAGTAAGTCAGATGCCACCACTGCTGTTTCTAGACAGAGCAGATCTGTGGTCAGTTCTGCAGTGGACACTGAGTCTCATTACACTTCCACCACTGTTTCAACTGCATGTCTGACTCCTGTCTGCACCAGCAATATCACAGCACCTGCACCAGTATCTTTAAATCAGGCTACCCAACCAACTTCAGCATGTTGTCCCCAGGGATCCAACACCCAGGCTCCTCTACCTTGTAATAAACCTGAGTCTCAGGCCACCACTTCACCCTTGGTCTCCACAACCGAGGTGCTCTCAtcacctgctgcagcttttaCCGCAGCCCACAGCTCTGTTACAGCGCCAACAACAAATTCAGAGTTTAGGAAAAGGGTCCCTACCAGTAGAGCTCCTGCACAGCAGACTGACACGAATATGGCCAATTCCTCCTCCTGCCAATCTGCTGAAGTCAAGACACCCCAGCAGCCTAGAAGAGACAGGGAGGCCCAGGAAGAGAGAcgctccacagcagcacagaaagagGGCTTGGTGGCGGTGACCTCTGACAGCCCCTCAAGAAAGGATTTTGCCCTATCTCAACAGGTGTATACTAACCTTGACGATCAAACCATAGAGCATCCTATGACATctagcagacagacagactctccCATGTCTACAGGGGCTGGGGGAGGCAGAGGGTTCTCTGTGGCATCCATGCTTCCGCAGGGCCACAGTATTAGTGCGTCATCCGGCTCCTTTGGAACATTTACTTTCACCTCTGAGCAGGCAGAAATGCTGGCGATGGCCATATTAGAACAGGATAGTCCAGGACGGCGGACTGGAGGCTGCTCTGGTGACAACACTGCTTCAGCAAACCCCACCACAGCCACATGGGAGCCCCCCAAACCCCCACCAGTGTCTAGCAGTAAAGAAAGGGGCTCAAATGGACAGCAGGCTAAAGTGACTAAACCTGTGGACACAGTCGCAGTTAAAACAGCTGCACAGGTATCTGTCAGAGGACAGGCTGGGGAGGGGTCCGTCAGTGGGCCCAATGGAAGCAGACATCCACACAACATCTCATACTCCCAGTCTCAGACTCTCCCCCAGGTCCAGTCTCAGAGCTCATCCCAGAGCGGCACTGTGGCTAGCCTTAGTGTCAACAACCTGATCAGGCCCAGCTCCAGTCAGCAACCCTACCCTGGTTCCCCCAGTCTTGCTGCTCAACAGGGCTCAGTTCCCTCACCTGTGGGGACCTCAGCCCACATATCCCAGCCCCCAAACAATGCCCTCTCACCCTGCTCAGGTGCTGCGCAGCTGAATGAGTACACCCCCTTGAAGACTGCATTAATGCGGGCTCAGGCTGGAGTTGGCGTGGGTGAGCGACAAGTGAAGATCATCTCCAAGCGGCAGGCCCAGGAGGAGGTGATGCTTAACACTGGAAAACGGCCCAAGCCTTGCCCTCCATCAGCTACCACTGTAAGCCATATGGACATCAAAGCACCCGACCACAGTCAGATGATGGGACAGCTGCCCCCCACGTCCTCAGCTGTCATGACAAGGATTAATACAGAAAGTGGAGGCCCCCTCTTCTCCACAAACTCATTCATGAGCCCAGTAGTTCGGCCCACAGATGGACACTGCCCTCCTCAAGGACCCCCTGAGCAGAACCAGCCAGGTGTGCTTCATGTGCCGCAGGGTCATCCACAGCATGCTGCAAGCCAGCCTGGCCAGCACCTGGGAGGAAACCTTTacatgaaacagcagcagcaagagcAACAGAGACACCATCTCTATCATTTACAACACCACCTTACACAGCCTGACCCCGCACAGCGCCACTCACTACACCAGAGGGcgcttcagcagcagcaacagcaggagcagcagcagcatgtgcaGAAGAAGCGGGGACTTGTCAGAGGCAGTCAAACTGGTTCACCTGCTGGCCTGCAACAGAAGCAGCATCACCTGGAAAAGTCTGGAGttcagcagccgcagcagcacTCGCATCAACAACAGacacagcatcagcagcactcacagcagccgcagcagcatCAACAACAGTCACACCAACAATCACAGCAGCATCAACAGCCAACGCAACACCAACAGTCGCATCcccaacagcaccaacagcagacacaccaacagcaaacacagcatcaacaacaccaacagcagcagcagttacagcagcagcagagctcccACTCCAGGCACCAGcagcatctgcagcagcagatccagcagcagcactttagACACCAGGAGAAGAGCTGTGAAGCCCAGGCAGCAGGATCAAGAGCTCACCACAGCAGCCACCTGGCCCAGCAGGAGCATCTCAAG cctGGTCAGGACCATAATGCTATGCAGAGGATGATGAGTTCCAGGactctggagcagcagctcatcTCTCCTCCCAGCAATCCCGTGTCCCGGTCATCTGACCTGTCCTGCGCTCCGTCCCGGCAGGAACGTCACCGTGTTTCAAACTATTCTGCAGAGGCGCTCATAGGTAAAAGTTCCACAAGTGGTGAACAGCAACAGCGCATGGGTCTCCACCTTCAGCCGGGGCGCGGTGCCACACAGGAGCAGCCAGACCTGCGCGGTTATCTGGACGCGTCACGAGGGAAGGCCAACATTGCACACAACCCACAGAATCGCCTGCCCTCTGACCATCCAGGGTCCGCTGATGTTCAGCGGGTCTCTGAGTGTCCACCATTCAAGGCCATGGGAGGAGGAGCACATCAGCTCAGTGGTTTTGAGGCTCAGGTGTCTCGTGGGAGTGACATGGCCCCTAAGTCAGTGCCACCTTCCCAGAGGGGTCCTCAggggcagcagcagggagggtTCAGGATGGGTGTTGGACCTCCAGCAGACGGCAGAAACCGTGGCGGCTACAGTGCAGCTCACCCCGGCTCACAGGGCGTACAGGTTGGACCAGCACTGCCCCGGGAGCAGGAAGGTTGTCACCAGAGTTTCATGCAaagcctcctctctccccacCTGCCTGAGCAGAGCAACCACCAGCGAGCAGTGCAGTGCTGTCCCCCAGTGAGCATGGAGTACAGCTGTGTACCTGGAAGCTCTTCAGGAGACATACAGGCCAAGGCCTCTAGCCCAAGTGTGCCCCAGACGCAGAAGGCCCCAGCTATGCGGCTTGGAGAGGGCAACAAGGGCCATATTTCTCAGGTCAGCAGTAATATGCATGGAGGCCCAGGTGTACGCACAGGTCTCCCCCACCCTCCAACACCGCACAGCAGCTCTGAGCCAGGCCGCTCCTCGGGCCCCTCCAGACCACCCACTGCTGTTAGCCAGCACTCCCGCCACATTGGCAGAGACACTCAGCCTACCAAGCTGAGACTTGGTGACCGGCCTCGATCAGGTACTCTGAGACAAAGCAACCCCTTTGAGCCCGATGGCCACCTGCCTCTGCCCTCGGGAGGAGGGGTGCTGCTGAGCAGGCCACAGTCTGGAGGGGAGGCACGGCGCAGCACTATTGTCCGCTTTATGGCAGATAGTGCCCAGGTTCCTAGTGACAACAACCTGGTGCCTGACCAACACCTAACACAAAACTTTGGTTTCCCCTTTATTCCTGAGGGAGGGATGAATCCTCCACCTCCCATCAATGCTAACTCCACATTCATCCCCCCAGTCAGCCAGCCCAACGCCTCCCGTACGCCCTCCCTTCTGCCTGTGGAGCCCCAGAACACTTTGCCCTCCTTCTACCCTTCCTATTCTCCAGCTGCTCACCCCAGCCTTCCCAGCGATGTCACCCTTCAATACTTTCCCAACCAAATGTTTACCAGCCCGAGCACAGACAAAGGCAGCGCTCCTCCACTCAATAACCGCTTCGGCTCGATCCTCTCCCCGCCTCGGCCTGTGGGCTTTGGCCAGGCCAGCTTTCCTTTACTTCCAGATATGCCCCCAATGCCCATTGCCAACTCATCGGGAATCACCCCTCACATATCCAACTTCAGCCTCACCTCACTGTTCCCTGAGATCGCCACAGGCATGCCCACTGATGGCTCGGCCATGCCCATGTCtcccctgctgtctctctcaAACACCTCCTCCGCCGACTCTGGCAAGCAGCCCAACCGCCCTGCCCACAACATCAGCCACATTCTGGGCCATGACGGCAGCTCAGCTGTGTGA